The following proteins are co-located in the Heteronotia binoei isolate CCM8104 ecotype False Entrance Well chromosome 8, APGP_CSIRO_Hbin_v1, whole genome shotgun sequence genome:
- the NUP37 gene encoding nucleoporin Nup37, producing MKQESSRSPSYTVECEDYVHVVEFNPFDSGSAESLIAYGGNNYVVIGRCSFQEEDAEVDGIQYNTLRTFHHGIRVDAIAWSPETRLDALPPLLRFCTAAADRKLRLFTSDLHAKNEYKIMEGHSSYINDLVFAPKGGQEIASVSDDHTCRVWDLEGNVRACFVLRSAGMSVGWHPEDAFKLMVAEKNGTIRFYDLVTHQAILSLTTGQTPLMSAHWCLKDTFKVGAVAGNDWLIWDISRSSYPLEKKPVHADRANSFRWSTVNSNLFATTGYPGKMNTQLLIHHLGHPQPILIGSAAVGSGLTWHRTLPLCAMGGDHHIFFWVTEM from the exons ATGAAGCAGGAGTCCTCCCGAAGTCCTTCTTATACTGTGGAATGTGAGGACTATGTGCATGTGGTGGAATTCAACCCATTTGACAGTGGGAGTGCAGAATCACTAATAGCATACGGAGGCAATAATTATGTGGTTATTGGGCgctgcagcttccag GAAGAGGACGCAGAAGTGGATGGAATACAGTATAATACATTAAGGACGTTTCATCATGGGATTAGAGTTGACGCTATAGCATGGAGTCCAGAAACTAGGCTTGATGCTTTACCACCTTTGCTACG ATTTTGTACTGCAGCTGCTGATAGGAAATTGAGGTTATTCACATCAGATCTTCACGCTAAGAATGAATATAAG ATTATGGAAGGCCACTCGAGTTATATTAATGATTTGGTATTTGCACCTAAAGGAGGTCAGGAAATTGCAAGTGTGAGTGATGACCACACCTGCAG GGTCTGGGACTTGGAGGGAAATGTGAGAGCTTGTTTTGTTCTACGTTCTGCTGGAATGAGCGTGGGTTGGCATCCTGAAGATGCATTCAAG TTGATGGTTGCAGAGAAGAATGGAACAATACGATTCTATGATCTTGTGACTCATCAGGCCATTTTGTCCCTCACCACTGGTCAGACTCCACTGATGTCAGCACACTGGTGTTTAAAAGATACTTTTAAAGTTGGAGCGGTTGCTGGAAATGACTGGCTTATCTGGGATATTTCTCGATCTAG CTATCCTCTGGAGAAGAAACCTGTCCATGCTGATAGGGCCAACTCATTTAG GTGGTCTACAGTCAACAGTAACTTGTTTGCTACTACTGGCTATCCTGGCAAAATGAACACTCAGCTTCTCATCCACCACTTAGGACATCCTCAG CCCATCCTTATTGGTTCAGCAGCTGTGGGATCTGGCTTGACTTGGCATAGGACGCTTCCATTATGTGCCATGGGTGGAGATCATCATATTTTTTTCTGGGTGACAGAAATGTAA